The Mammaliicoccus sciuri genome window below encodes:
- a CDS encoding CDP-glycerol glycerophosphotransferase family protein: MPTWRYWEEMYVVNNEIEKTSYYQSIIEVIDAFEKAGLLDRLLIVPHNKFAQYFKENFKKYAHIIDTNPTEALKNSIVFITDYSSIIYDAIYRGAYPIFYWKEKDYLIKNYKATPPLNESNAPGPIAYDEAELIDVINKAIDGNYILNEEYNHKYEEINEFKDNQNTKRVIEKLIEDKVL; the protein is encoded by the coding sequence ATGCCAACATGGAGATATTGGGAAGAAATGTATGTTGTAAATAATGAGATAGAAAAAACTTCATACTATCAATCAATTATTGAAGTAATCGATGCATTTGAAAAAGCAGGTTTACTCGATAGATTATTGATCGTACCTCATAATAAATTTGCCCAGTACTTTAAAGAAAACTTTAAAAAGTATGCTCACATTATTGATACTAATCCAACAGAAGCATTAAAAAATTCTATTGTTTTTATTACAGATTATTCGTCGATTATATATGATGCTATTTATAGAGGTGCATATCCAATATTTTATTGGAAAGAAAAAGATTACTTAATCAAAAATTATAAAGCAACGCCACCCCTAAATGAATCAAATGCACCAGGACCAATTGCATACGATGAAGCGGAATTAATTGATGTGATAAACAAAGCAATTGATGGAAATTATATTCTAAATGAAGAATATAATCATAAGTATGAAGAAATTAACGAATTTAAAGATAATCAAAATACTAAAAGAGTTATTGAAAAGTTGATTGAAGATAAAGTTTTATAA
- a CDS encoding DUF2316 family protein has protein sequence MSLNKEQRKVTSEELIEHFKASHLTEETIAEELNVTPKDIHKALHMEAPNGLMRNRLMDFIHLVWDVRDFINKEIKAQGNEPIEYTYLKGNREDYSFLQGRGNR, from the coding sequence ATGTCTTTAAATAAAGAACAAAGAAAAGTTACGAGTGAAGAATTAATTGAGCATTTTAAAGCATCCCATTTAACAGAGGAAACAATTGCTGAGGAATTGAATGTAACACCGAAAGATATTCATAAAGCATTGCATATGGAAGCACCAAATGGATTAATGAGAAATAGATTAATGGATTTTATTCATTTAGTATGGGACGTTAGAGATTTTATAAATAAAGAAATTAAAGCACAAGGAAATGAACCGATTGAGTATACGTATTTAAAAGGCAATAGAGAGGATTATAGTTTCTTACAAGGGAGAGGAAATAGATGA
- the hemA gene encoding 5-aminolevulinate synthase, with translation MYKELFYNKISELKDSGNYREFIEINRVSSKYPLAKNENGNEVIVFCSNDYLGMSQNSEVITAMKVALDSFGAGTGGSRNIGGSHKYFKLIEEELCDWHQKESSLIFPTGYSSNDAALQGLLRTFPEMIVFSDAKNHASIINALRSVKNEVKIFNHNDINHLGELLSEYDINIPKLIVFESVYSMDGDVAPIREIVKLAKEYNSLTFLDEVHAIGMYGSEVKGYSDLLRVQADIDVIQSTMAKGIGIIGGYIAGEKWLIDVIRSYSSGFIFTTALPPAIVAGCLKSIKIVRKNDGERNKLHSKTRKLREKLKLNGIEVLEESSTHILPVIKGDSQKCKDAAKMLLEDFGIYVQAINAPTVEKGTERFRINVTPNHTDEQIDLLVESLVYVFDKLDIKRGQEIL, from the coding sequence ATGTATAAAGAACTATTTTATAATAAAATTTCAGAGTTGAAAGATAGTGGGAATTATAGAGAATTTATAGAAATTAATAGAGTATCTTCAAAATATCCCTTAGCTAAAAATGAGAATGGTAATGAGGTTATAGTTTTTTGTAGTAATGATTATTTAGGAATGTCTCAAAATTCAGAAGTAATAACTGCGATGAAAGTAGCTCTTGATTCTTTTGGAGCTGGTACAGGCGGCTCCAGAAATATTGGTGGAAGTCATAAGTATTTTAAATTAATTGAAGAAGAATTGTGTGACTGGCACCAAAAAGAAAGTTCTTTAATATTTCCAACTGGATATTCTTCTAATGATGCTGCTTTACAAGGATTATTAAGAACATTCCCAGAAATGATTGTATTTTCAGATGCTAAAAATCACGCTTCAATAATCAATGCATTGAGAAGCGTTAAAAATGAAGTTAAAATTTTTAATCATAATGATATTAACCATTTAGGCGAATTACTAAGTGAATATGATATAAACATACCAAAATTAATAGTTTTTGAGTCTGTTTATTCAATGGATGGAGATGTAGCTCCTATTAGAGAAATAGTAAAACTGGCAAAAGAATATAATTCACTTACTTTTTTAGATGAAGTACATGCTATTGGTATGTATGGTAGTGAAGTGAAAGGATACTCAGATCTATTGCGTGTTCAAGCAGATATTGATGTTATTCAATCAACAATGGCAAAAGGTATTGGAATAATAGGGGGCTATATAGCAGGAGAAAAATGGCTGATTGATGTTATTAGGTCATACTCATCAGGTTTTATTTTTACTACTGCCCTTCCTCCAGCAATTGTAGCAGGATGCCTTAAGAGTATAAAAATTGTGAGGAAAAATGATGGAGAGAGAAATAAACTACATAGTAAAACAAGAAAACTCAGAGAAAAATTAAAATTAAATGGTATAGAAGTTTTAGAAGAAAGTAGTACGCATATTCTTCCTGTAATAAAAGGGGATTCTCAAAAGTGTAAAGATGCTGCTAAAATGCTTTTAGAAGATTTTGGTATATATGTCCAAGCAATTAATGCTCCAACTGTTGAAAAAGGTACAGAACGATTCAGAATTAATGTAACGCCTAATCATACAGATGAACAAATTGATTTATTAGTTGAATCGCTTGTTTACGTTTTTGATAAACTTGATATTAAGCGTGGACAAGAGATATTATGA
- a CDS encoding DMT family transporter, producing the protein MNYLMYLFCMFVWGLNFIAVKIQGNSVALEISLLYRSAIAFLLFLILFFLLYKKINFMQVNLFSVIGFGLCNFTLSYLLLYYGTFYSSAAIVTLLFSMKAILTPIFISIVFKTKIAKRIYLGGLLGLISVVVIIYPDINNLTPKFIIGISFAVLGTVVTSIGDVLSFYNSQKNINPVISNVIGMFSAVAFMIIYTLIKGSVYEIPNELNFWIGLIYLSVFASFFAWLFYLKLISNIGAAESGYMVAMFPAIGGMASVIMGESRLSVNLVVGVILACFGAYLALRKSKKYSNYKID; encoded by the coding sequence ATGAATTATTTGATGTATTTGTTTTGTATGTTTGTGTGGGGTTTGAACTTTATTGCAGTAAAAATACAAGGGAATAGTGTCGCTTTAGAAATTTCATTATTATATAGATCAGCTATTGCTTTTTTGTTATTTTTAATTTTATTCTTTTTGTTATATAAAAAAATAAATTTTATGCAGGTTAATTTATTTTCTGTTATAGGTTTTGGATTGTGTAATTTCACTTTAAGTTACTTGCTTTTATATTATGGAACATTTTACAGTTCAGCAGCAATAGTTACTTTATTGTTTTCTATGAAAGCTATATTAACACCAATATTTATAAGCATAGTATTTAAAACAAAAATAGCTAAGAGAATTTATTTGGGTGGATTACTAGGTCTTATCAGTGTGGTTGTAATAATTTATCCAGATATAAATAATTTAACACCAAAGTTTATTATAGGTATTTCATTTGCAGTATTAGGTACAGTTGTAACATCTATTGGCGATGTATTATCTTTTTATAATAGTCAAAAAAATATTAATCCAGTGATTTCTAATGTAATTGGTATGTTTAGTGCAGTGGCTTTTATGATAATTTATACATTAATAAAAGGTAGTGTATATGAAATACCAAATGAGTTGAACTTTTGGATTGGTTTAATTTATTTATCGGTTTTTGCTTCTTTCTTTGCCTGGTTGTTTTACTTGAAACTAATAAGTAACATTGGTGCAGCTGAAAGTGGATATATGGTAGCAATGTTTCCAGCGATAGGTGGTATGGCTAGCGTTATTATGGGGGAGTCTAGACTAAGTGTTAATTTAGTTGTAGGTGTTATTCTAGCATGTTTTGGTGCGTATTTAGCGCTACGTAAATCAAAAAAATACTCAAACTATAAAATTGATTAG
- a CDS encoding SDR family NAD(P)-dependent oxidoreductase, with the protein MRNVLITGGNKGLGFETARVLKDQGYKVYIGSRDESRGKKAAEDIVVDYVQLDVTDDQSVTSAAETILNQEGHLDILINNAGISGGFTKVRDIKPEDMENVYQTNVFGIVRVTNQFIPLLEKSEQPVIVNVSSGLGSFGMVTNEETMESKVNSLAYCSSKSAVTMLTVQYAKGLPHIQINAADPGSTNTDLVGDASNQSKPVSEGAKAIIELATIDQNGPTGTFIDANGTMPW; encoded by the coding sequence ATGAGAAATGTACTTATTACAGGTGGAAACAAAGGTTTAGGATTTGAAACAGCGCGTGTATTGAAAGATCAAGGTTATAAAGTATATATCGGTTCTCGCGATGAATCACGAGGTAAAAAAGCAGCTGAGGATATTGTTGTTGATTACGTTCAATTAGATGTAACAGACGATCAATCAGTTACATCCGCTGCAGAAACTATTCTTAATCAAGAAGGACATTTAGATATTCTCATTAATAATGCAGGTATCTCAGGTGGATTTACAAAAGTTAGAGATATTAAACCTGAAGATATGGAAAACGTTTATCAAACAAATGTATTCGGAATCGTACGTGTGACAAATCAATTCATTCCATTATTAGAGAAATCTGAGCAACCTGTCATTGTAAATGTTAGCAGTGGATTAGGATCATTTGGAATGGTTACAAATGAAGAAACAATGGAATCTAAAGTTAACTCACTCGCTTACTGCTCTTCAAAATCTGCTGTCACAATGTTAACAGTACAATATGCAAAAGGACTACCACATATTCAAATAAATGCAGCAGACCCAGGTTCAACCAATACAGACTTAGTTGGAGATGCAAGTAACCAATCGAAACCAGTATCTGAAGGCGCTAAAGCAATCATTGAACTAGCGACAATTGATCAAAACGGTCCTACAGGTACGTTTATAGATGCCAATGGAACAATGCCTTGGTAA
- a CDS encoding glycosyltransferase family 2 protein, producing MIRETIRNLKQINYDKNLYDICIVSDNSTDLTTQIALNENVLVVDTIKNEFEREGVGKPAGIQYALRKLGFENVKRQYDMIMILDADNFVSKNILKEINSQFITKGRPTAIQTYLDSKNYSKFMSLAYSVVFWTNNRFMQLAKYKLNLPNSIGGTGFFVKTDWLIDKGGFKFDSLTEDLEMEIEIINDGGRILWNDHASIYDENPEKTKVSMVQRHRWIKGHWYVAFKQILPLTKKFILTLNIKYLDKIFFLMSMGKAFHILLIFLVLIINIILLTHHHMLVSTLAALNILGALHLLNDYMFYITGINALLIIYSFVILPMYSVYAKLRNINPIKIVLSLQWFMITDFIVQLFGLFTWPNQQTWIRTPHSKVSIESSEEAYQTPGTYEHDNQPAIQVPEVGLNTSNHIVEQHK from the coding sequence GTGATTCGGGAAACGATTAGAAATCTTAAACAAATTAATTATGATAAAAATTTATATGATATATGCATCGTTAGTGATAACTCTACTGATCTTACAACACAAATTGCTTTGAATGAAAATGTACTTGTTGTAGATACTATCAAAAATGAATTTGAACGTGAAGGTGTCGGTAAACCAGCAGGTATTCAATATGCACTTAGAAAATTAGGTTTTGAAAATGTTAAACGTCAATATGACATGATTATGATTTTAGATGCTGATAATTTTGTTAGCAAAAATATTTTAAAAGAAATTAATTCACAATTTATTACTAAAGGTAGACCAACAGCTATTCAAACTTATCTAGATAGTAAAAACTACTCTAAATTTATGAGTTTAGCCTACTCAGTTGTATTTTGGACAAATAATCGATTTATGCAATTAGCAAAATATAAATTAAACTTACCTAATTCAATTGGAGGTACAGGATTTTTTGTGAAAACAGATTGGCTAATTGATAAAGGTGGTTTCAAGTTTGATTCACTTACTGAAGATTTAGAAATGGAAATTGAGATCATCAATGATGGTGGACGTATATTATGGAATGACCATGCGTCCATTTATGATGAAAATCCAGAAAAAACAAAAGTGAGTATGGTACAAAGACATAGATGGATAAAAGGACATTGGTATGTTGCTTTTAAACAAATTTTACCTTTGACTAAGAAATTTATTTTGACTTTAAATATTAAATACTTAGACAAAATATTCTTCTTAATGAGTATGGGTAAAGCATTTCATATACTCTTAATATTTTTAGTGCTCATCATTAATATTATATTATTAACCCATCATCACATGTTGGTATCAACATTAGCAGCTTTGAATATTTTAGGTGCATTGCATTTATTAAATGATTATATGTTCTATATTACAGGAATAAACGCATTACTTATTATTTATAGTTTCGTCATTTTACCTATGTATAGTGTTTATGCAAAACTTAGAAATATTAATCCAATTAAAATTGTTTTATCTTTACAATGGTTTATGATAACTGATTTTATCGTACAATTATTCGGTTTATTTACATGGCCAAATCAACAAACGTGGATTAGAACACCCCACTCTAAAGTTAGTATAGAATCAAGTGAAGAAGCTTACCAAACACCAGGTACTTATGAACACGATAACCAACCTGCAATACAAGTCCCTGAAGTAGGTTTAAATACAAGTAATCATATTGTTGAGCAACATAAATAA
- a CDS encoding GNAT family N-acetyltransferase — translation MIRLAKEEDLKDILYIYNDAIKNTTAVYTYDETTLEERQKWFNTKVENNQPVIVYEVDGQVAGFATYGSFRDWPAYQYTVEHSIYVNSDFRRQGIASKLLSEIINLAKKNGYKTIVAGIDGDNHGSIDLHKKLGFKYSGKIEKVGYKFDKWLDLDFYQIFL, via the coding sequence ATGATTAGATTAGCAAAAGAAGAAGATTTAAAAGATATCCTTTATATTTATAATGATGCAATTAAGAATACGACAGCTGTATACACATATGATGAAACAACATTAGAAGAACGTCAGAAATGGTTTAATACTAAAGTAGAAAATAACCAACCTGTAATTGTGTATGAAGTGGATGGTCAAGTTGCTGGTTTTGCAACATACGGATCTTTCAGAGATTGGCCAGCATATCAATATACAGTTGAACATTCAATATATGTTAATTCTGATTTTAGAAGACAAGGTATTGCTTCAAAGTTATTATCAGAAATTATTAATTTAGCAAAGAAAAATGGCTATAAAACGATTGTTGCAGGAATTGATGGTGATAACCATGGCAGTATTGATTTACATAAAAAATTAGGGTTTAAATATAGTGGTAAAATTGAAAAAGTAGGATATAAATTTGATAAGTGGTTAGATTTAGACTTTTATCAAATATTTTTATAA
- a CDS encoding alpha/beta fold hydrolase yields the protein MNTLKLQGANLNYYKVGEGPVLILVPGANGTGDIFLPLAEQLKDRFTVVAIDRRDYGHSELTEPLPERAQNPDDDYRVKRDAQDIAELAKHLSDEPVYILGSSSGSIVTMHVLKDYPEVVKQIAFHEPPINTFLPNSQYWKEKNDQIVEQIASEGLQKGMQTFGETLNISAIDAKDMSKSVSEDDEAQKAQYERMIFWANYEIRQYTHSDITLEDLSKHKEIVTLLNGTDSVGSFPQDVNFYIEEQTGIKIVDIPGGHLGYVQKPEGFADTLTKMWL from the coding sequence ATGAATACATTAAAATTGCAAGGCGCAAACTTAAATTACTATAAAGTTGGAGAAGGACCTGTTTTAATACTTGTGCCAGGTGCTAACGGTACTGGAGATATATTCTTACCTTTAGCTGAACAATTGAAAGATCGTTTTACAGTTGTTGCTATAGATAGAAGAGATTACGGACATAGTGAATTAACAGAGCCGCTTCCAGAACGTGCACAAAATCCAGACGATGACTATCGTGTTAAACGTGACGCACAAGACATTGCAGAACTTGCGAAACATTTAAGTGATGAGCCAGTATATATTTTAGGTTCAAGTTCAGGTTCAATCGTTACGATGCACGTATTAAAAGATTATCCAGAAGTCGTTAAACAAATTGCATTCCACGAACCACCAATCAATACTTTCCTTCCAAATAGTCAATATTGGAAAGAAAAAAATGATCAAATCGTAGAACAAATTGCATCTGAAGGATTACAAAAAGGCATGCAAACATTTGGAGAAACATTAAACATCTCAGCAATTGATGCTAAAGACATGTCTAAATCAGTTTCAGAAGACGACGAAGCACAAAAAGCACAATACGAACGTATGATTTTCTGGGCTAATTATGAAATTAGACAATATACACATTCAGATATTACATTAGAAGATTTATCAAAACATAAAGAAATTGTCACATTATTAAACGGTACAGATTCAGTAGGTTCATTCCCACAAGACGTTAACTTCTATATAGAAGAACAAACAGGTATTAAAATCGTCGACATACCAGGTGGACACTTAGGTTATGTTCAAAAACCAGAAGGATTTGCGGACACTTTAACAAAAATGTGGTTATAA
- a CDS encoding TetR/AcrR family transcriptional regulator, which translates to MRRDAEENKHRIETKAKALFTEFGVENISMKRISNELNIGMGTLYRHFEDKSALCYKLISNDFEMFMSDLNTISKKEHSNKIIFIQSIDRFLQFKMEHQALLKCVENSTSKKDFKQTEFYELLHDYYSNLFNYEENEHFITFKVDILLNALTTKNYEFLTEIREMSNEELRNALVQLFYNNYQGDDEQ; encoded by the coding sequence ATGAGGAGAGATGCCGAAGAAAATAAACATCGTATAGAAACGAAAGCTAAAGCACTTTTTACTGAATTTGGTGTTGAAAATATTAGCATGAAAAGAATTTCTAATGAGCTCAATATAGGTATGGGAACACTTTATAGACATTTTGAAGATAAAAGTGCTCTTTGCTACAAATTAATCTCGAATGATTTTGAAATGTTTATGTCAGATTTAAACACAATTTCAAAAAAAGAGCATTCAAACAAAATAATTTTTATACAGTCAATCGATCGGTTTTTACAGTTCAAAATGGAACATCAAGCATTATTGAAGTGTGTTGAAAACAGTACAAGTAAAAAAGATTTCAAACAAACTGAATTCTATGAACTTTTACATGACTATTATTCAAATCTATTTAATTATGAAGAAAATGAACATTTCATTACATTTAAAGTAGATATCCTATTAAATGCACTTACGACTAAAAATTATGAATTTTTAACAGAAATTAGGGAAATGTCTAATGAAGAACTTCGCAATGCACTTGTCCAATTATTTTATAACAATTATCAAGGAGACGATGAACAATGA